From Echinicola soli, a single genomic window includes:
- a CDS encoding LemA family protein, producing MKKAIIPILILVVVGIFVYTKAVGTYNQFVQTEEDINGKWAEVETQYQRRADLIPNLVNTVKGYADFEKETLEGVINARAKATSININANELTPEKVAQFQQAQDQLGGSLSRLLVAVERYPDLKANQNFLDLQAQLEGTENRIAVARRNFNQSVQAYNSNLRQFPNNIFAGWYGFEKKGYFEAVEGAENAPAVEF from the coding sequence ATGAAAAAAGCAATTATTCCAATTTTGATTTTGGTGGTAGTGGGTATTTTTGTCTATACCAAGGCGGTAGGAACCTACAACCAATTTGTACAGACTGAAGAAGACATCAACGGCAAGTGGGCTGAAGTGGAAACCCAATACCAACGAAGGGCAGACCTTATCCCCAATTTGGTCAATACAGTGAAAGGCTATGCCGATTTTGAGAAAGAAACCCTGGAAGGTGTCATCAACGCACGTGCCAAGGCCACTTCGATCAATATCAATGCCAATGAGCTTACCCCTGAAAAGGTAGCCCAATTCCAACAAGCACAAGATCAACTGGGCGGGAGCCTCAGCAGATTACTCGTGGCTGTGGAGCGATATCCAGACCTGAAGGCCAACCAGAACTTCCTGGATCTCCAGGCTCAGCTGGAAGGTACCGAAAACCGGATAGCTGTCGCCAGAAGAAACTTTAACCAATCTGTCCAAGCGTATAATTCCAACTTGAGACAATTCCCGAATAATATCTTTGCGGGGTGGTATGGGTTTGAGAAAAAAGGCTACTTTGAAGCTGTCGAGGGAGCTGAAAATGCCCCTGCCGTAGAATTTTAA
- a CDS encoding TPM domain-containing protein, with product MAEKLFSKEEKQQIVAAIKAAELQTSGEIQVHLENHCKGEVLDRAADVFAMLKMHKTKLRNGVLFYLAVEDHKFAVLGDGGINAVVPKGFWDGIKEEMVKHFKEGKFTQGLVTGIEMSGKALKEHFPYDADTDKNELSDEISFG from the coding sequence ATGGCCGAAAAACTATTTTCCAAAGAAGAAAAGCAACAGATCGTTGCTGCTATCAAAGCTGCTGAGCTGCAGACATCCGGTGAAATACAAGTTCATTTGGAAAATCACTGTAAAGGTGAGGTCCTGGATAGGGCAGCAGATGTCTTCGCCATGCTCAAAATGCACAAAACCAAACTTCGCAATGGAGTGCTCTTTTACCTGGCTGTCGAGGATCACAAATTTGCCGTGCTGGGTGATGGTGGTATCAATGCCGTCGTGCCCAAGGGATTTTGGGATGGTATAAAAGAGGAGATGGTAAAGCACTTTAAGGAGGGCAAGTTTACCCAAGGACTGGTCACTGGCATCGAAATGTCAGGCAAGGCCTTGAAGGAGCATTTTCCCTATGATGCTGACACTGACAAAAACGAACTCTCTGATGAAATTTCCTTTGGATAA
- a CDS encoding TPM domain-containing protein: protein MKFPLDNMLIKRYALFLFLFLLTAQVIIAQDDFPERPNPPKLVNDFSQTLSASEQAALEQKLVAYNDSTSSQITVVLMGSVGQYDISDYAFQLGEKWGIGQEGKDNGLLILAAIQDRKVFIATGYGMEGAVPDALARRIVDNVIVPAFKREAYFEGLDQATSMIIKLASGEYDAKDIEKKGNSGGAVFFILIFIVIFIIIPLIKNRNDNDNHMGGRGGGVGLFTSLMLMNLLGGGNRGGGGFGNFSGGGGSFGGGGGFGGFGGGSFGGGGAGGSW from the coding sequence ATGAAATTTCCTTTGGATAATATGTTGATTAAAAGATACGCGCTATTCCTATTCCTATTTTTGCTGACCGCTCAGGTGATTATTGCCCAGGACGATTTTCCTGAGCGCCCAAATCCCCCCAAGTTGGTCAATGACTTTAGCCAGACCCTTTCCGCTTCTGAGCAAGCAGCCCTGGAGCAGAAGCTGGTAGCCTATAATGACAGTACATCCTCCCAAATTACCGTCGTCTTGATGGGGTCCGTAGGCCAATATGATATCAGTGATTATGCTTTTCAGCTTGGTGAAAAGTGGGGGATTGGCCAAGAGGGCAAGGACAATGGCCTGCTGATCCTCGCCGCCATACAGGATAGAAAAGTGTTCATTGCTACCGGCTATGGCATGGAAGGAGCTGTTCCGGATGCGTTGGCCAGAAGGATCGTGGACAATGTGATCGTCCCGGCTTTTAAGCGGGAAGCTTATTTCGAAGGCTTGGATCAAGCCACCAGTATGATCATAAAGCTGGCCAGTGGAGAATATGATGCGAAAGACATCGAAAAGAAAGGCAATAGCGGTGGAGCTGTATTTTTCATTTTGATCTTCATCGTCATCTTTATCATCATACCCCTGATCAAAAACCGGAATGACAATGACAACCACATGGGAGGCCGTGGTGGTGGCGTAGGTTTGTTTACCTCGTTGATGCTTATGAACCTGCTGGGTGGAGGCAATCGCGGCGGCGGTGGCTTCGGAAACTTCTCCGGTGGAGGAGGTAGCTTCGGTGGTGGCGGCGGATTTGGCGGCTTCGGAGGCGGCAGCTTCGGAGGCGGCGGTGCTGGCGGAAGCTGGTAA